The Streptomyces sp. NBC_01244 genome contains a region encoding:
- a CDS encoding GNAT family N-acetyltransferase, producing MVTLRMLTPDDAPAVARIYSGASVRFTHGEDYRMTVEDAAVRLKKIHDQDHAVPRTHWNRGITVAGDLIGVIKSRKHSPDLATLSYILREDTWGHGHATDAVRQFVPLVFAESAVARVEAKHHPDNPASGRVLAKAGFTRLGVHEGYAEYRIGLPSP from the coding sequence ATGGTCACCCTGAGAATGCTGACCCCCGACGACGCTCCCGCCGTGGCGCGGATCTACAGCGGTGCCTCGGTCCGCTTCACCCACGGCGAGGACTACCGGATGACGGTCGAGGACGCCGCCGTACGCCTGAAGAAGATCCACGACCAGGATCACGCAGTCCCCCGCACCCACTGGAACCGCGGCATCACCGTGGCCGGCGACCTGATCGGCGTCATTAAATCTCGCAAGCACAGCCCCGACTTGGCCACGCTTAGCTACATCCTGCGCGAAGACACCTGGGGCCACGGCCACGCCACCGACGCCGTACGGCAGTTCGTCCCGCTTGTCTTCGCCGAATCCGCAGTGGCACGTGTGGAAGCCAAACACCACCCCGACAACCCCGCCTCCGGCCGCGTCCTGGCCAAGGCCGGGTTCACCCGACTCGGCGTACATGAGGGCTACGCCGAGTACCGGATCGGTCTGCCCTCGCCGTAA